A section of the Acidobacteriota bacterium genome encodes:
- a CDS encoding molybdenum cofactor guanylyltransferase: MPSARSSENAPSIAGFILAGGKSSRLGVDKAFLEFQGRSLLERAIETMREVCDTVSIVGDPAKFASYGAVVTDVYEDCGPLGGIHAALAQTSAEINMVTAVDMPFVSREFLAFLRTTAMASDSLVVVPRTRKGFQPLCALYRREFGAAAEVALRAGKYKIDAVFPSVSVRVIHEEELLQGGFSERIFLNINTQDDLRAAQSNP; this comes from the coding sequence ATGCCATCTGCACGATCCTCTGAAAACGCGCCTTCGATTGCGGGCTTCATTTTGGCGGGAGGGAAAAGCTCGCGTCTGGGTGTCGACAAGGCGTTCCTGGAATTTCAGGGACGCAGTTTGCTCGAACGGGCGATCGAAACGATGCGCGAGGTTTGCGACACGGTATCGATCGTAGGGGATCCCGCAAAGTTTGCAAGCTATGGGGCGGTGGTCACCGATGTTTATGAAGATTGCGGACCGCTGGGCGGGATTCACGCTGCACTGGCGCAGACTTCTGCCGAGATAAATATGGTGACGGCGGTGGACATGCCATTTGTCTCTCGCGAATTTCTTGCATTTTTGCGGACGACGGCGATGGCATCGGATTCGCTAGTGGTGGTACCCCGGACGCGCAAGGGATTCCAGCCTTTGTGCGCGCTGTATCGGCGTGAATTTGGTGCGGCGGCGGAAGTGGCCCTGCGAGCAGGGAAGTACAAGATTGATGCCGTGTTTCCAAGTGTCTCCGTCCGCGTGATCCACGAAGAAGAGTTGCTGCAGGGCGGATTTTCGGAGCGAATCTTCCTGAATATCAATACACAAGACGATTTGCGGGCCGCACAGTCCAATCCGTAA
- the ribD gene encoding bifunctional diaminohydroxyphosphoribosylaminopyrimidine deaminase/5-amino-6-(5-phosphoribosylamino)uracil reductase RibD, which yields MRRALELAGHGVGLVSPNPAVGAIVVNSAGKKVGEGTHTYDGMKHAEILALAQAGNRARGGTLYINLEPCSHQGRTPPCADAVIAAGISRVVCAMKDPNPQVSGNGFSKLRAAGIQVDVGLFEAEAKKLNESFAKYVRTALPFVTLKSAMTLDGKIAAAAKPGIERGSTTPPLEGARTGHHWITGESARAHVQLLRHAHDAILVGVGTVIADDPLLTDRSGLPRRRPLLRVILDSFLRLPNTSRIVKTAQQDVLVLYSTADENRKRELEGLGIRVEQVAADDADGRPNMADVIRHLGQQTITSLLIEGGALVNWAALSSGVVDKIFLYYAPMILAGTGSVPFAGGEGYKHVSEAARVKSLDIHRFGDDFAVEGYLRDPYQE from the coding sequence ATGCGCCGGGCGCTCGAACTGGCCGGCCACGGTGTTGGACTCGTCTCTCCGAATCCAGCCGTCGGCGCGATCGTCGTGAACTCTGCCGGAAAAAAAGTGGGCGAAGGCACGCATACCTATGACGGCATGAAGCACGCCGAAATACTCGCCCTGGCGCAGGCCGGCAATCGCGCCCGCGGCGGCACTCTCTACATCAATCTCGAACCCTGCTCCCATCAGGGACGCACGCCGCCCTGCGCCGACGCCGTCATCGCCGCCGGAATCAGCCGCGTTGTCTGCGCCATGAAAGATCCGAATCCACAAGTGAGCGGTAACGGCTTCTCAAAATTGCGAGCCGCTGGAATTCAGGTCGACGTCGGTCTGTTCGAGGCCGAAGCCAAGAAATTGAACGAGAGCTTCGCGAAGTATGTCCGCACTGCGCTCCCGTTCGTCACGCTGAAGTCAGCGATGACTCTCGATGGCAAAATCGCGGCCGCCGCCAAACCCGGCATCGAGCGCGGTTCCACGACTCCACCCTTGGAAGGTGCGCGCACCGGCCATCATTGGATCACCGGAGAATCGGCGCGAGCCCATGTCCAGTTGCTCCGGCACGCGCACGACGCGATTCTCGTTGGCGTAGGCACCGTAATCGCCGACGACCCTCTCTTGACCGACCGTAGCGGCCTTCCCCGCCGCCGACCCCTGCTTCGCGTGATCCTCGATTCCTTCCTGCGCTTGCCCAACACCTCGCGCATCGTAAAGACCGCGCAGCAGGACGTTCTCGTCCTCTACTCCACTGCCGACGAAAATCGTAAGCGCGAACTGGAAGGACTGGGTATCCGCGTGGAGCAGGTCGCCGCGGACGATGCCGACGGCCGTCCGAACATGGCCGACGTGATTCGCCATCTCGGCCAGCAGACCATTACCAGCCTCTTGATCGAGGGCGGCGCGCTCGTAAACTGGGCGGCTCTCTCCTCTGGCGTCGTCGACAAGATATTTCTTTACTACGCTCCAATGATTCTCGCAGGCACGGGGTCGGTTCCCTTTGCTGGAGGCGAAGGCTACAAGCACGTCAGCGAAGCCGCCCGCGTTAAGAGTCTCGACATTCACCGCTTCGGCGACGACTTCGCCGTCGAGGGCTATTTGCGGGATCCCTACCAGGAATAG
- a CDS encoding sugar MFS transporter, with protein MANVSVSSTAPTSSDSNQSYGSALAIVTTLFFMWGSLTSLNDVLIPYAQHAFTLNLAESMLIQTAFFAAYFVFSIPASKIVDWIGYKKAIVVGLMTMVAACIGFYPAAKIPSFPFFLGALIVLATGITILQVAANPYVAVLGRAKTASSRLNLTQAFNSLGTAVFPWVGARVILGTTTSAIAQSTSQQADAILKLYVYFFALALFILAVGIGLSKLPQIQSAEHRLGEKVNDSVWKHPNLVYGAIGIFVYVGGEVAIGSSIPNYLALPSIGGFVADIAEPAARYRAALAEATKYVSIYWLGAMVGRFIGSALLQKIKPGKLLALAAIMAALLVTISVFTNGHVAMWSILAVGLFNSIMFPCIFTMSIAELGPLTGDGSGILNMAIVGGAIIPWITGKVADMINRAYYPAMTEGKTSWGHGIHYALLLATICYLYIWFFAVSGSKTNSERYGKA; from the coding sequence ATGGCCAATGTCAGTGTAAGTTCCACGGCCCCTACTTCATCGGATTCCAATCAGAGTTACGGCAGCGCGCTCGCCATTGTCACCACACTGTTCTTCATGTGGGGATCGCTGACATCGTTGAATGATGTGCTGATTCCTTACGCGCAGCATGCGTTCACGCTGAACCTCGCGGAGAGCATGCTGATTCAGACTGCCTTTTTTGCGGCGTACTTCGTGTTCTCAATTCCGGCCTCGAAGATTGTCGACTGGATTGGATACAAGAAGGCCATTGTGGTGGGATTGATGACGATGGTGGCGGCGTGTATCGGGTTTTATCCCGCGGCCAAGATTCCATCATTCCCGTTCTTTCTGGGCGCGCTAATCGTGTTGGCGACCGGAATCACGATTCTGCAAGTGGCGGCGAATCCGTATGTGGCGGTACTGGGCAGGGCCAAGACAGCCTCGAGTCGCCTGAATTTGACGCAGGCATTTAACTCGCTGGGGACGGCGGTGTTTCCCTGGGTCGGGGCACGTGTCATTTTGGGAACTACGACTTCAGCCATCGCACAAAGCACGTCGCAGCAAGCAGATGCGATCCTCAAGTTATACGTATATTTTTTCGCGTTGGCACTATTCATTTTGGCGGTTGGGATCGGGCTTTCGAAACTCCCGCAGATTCAATCGGCCGAGCACCGGCTAGGCGAGAAGGTAAATGACAGTGTCTGGAAACATCCCAACCTGGTCTACGGGGCAATTGGGATCTTTGTCTATGTCGGGGGCGAAGTGGCGATTGGAAGTTCAATCCCGAACTATCTGGCCTTGCCGAGTATCGGTGGATTCGTCGCTGACATCGCGGAACCTGCTGCCCGTTACCGTGCCGCATTGGCAGAGGCGACCAAGTATGTCTCGATTTATTGGCTGGGCGCGATGGTCGGAAGATTTATAGGGTCGGCGCTGTTGCAGAAAATCAAACCTGGGAAATTGCTGGCGCTGGCGGCCATCATGGCGGCGTTGCTGGTCACCATTTCCGTTTTCACCAATGGTCACGTTGCCATGTGGTCGATCCTGGCGGTTGGACTGTTTAACTCGATCATGTTCCCTTGTATTTTCACGATGAGCATCGCCGAACTGGGGCCGCTTACCGGAGACGGGTCCGGCATTTTGAATATGGCAATCGTGGGTGGCGCGATTATCCCGTGGATCACCGGTAAGGTTGCCGACATGATCAACCGGGCATACTACCCGGCGATGACAGAGGGCAAGACAAGTTGGGGGCACGGCATTCATTACGCGCTCCTGCTGGCCACGATCTGCTATCTCTACATTTGGTTCTTTGCCGTGAGCGGTTCCAAGACAAATAGCGAGCGCTACGGCAAGGCTTAA
- a CDS encoding ATP-binding cassette domain-containing protein, with the protein MLLAMANGTTKPYIEFQNVSKAFGDRVILDNVSFDVLPGEMVCILGRSGVGKSVSLHNIMGFLKPDSGRVIVAGEDITDYAEPQLELIRKKVTMVFQNGALFDSLSVGENVAFPLRERRELSEEQILQVVDGLLEMVGVKEMRDLLPSDLSTGMKRSVAIARALSAQPECVLYDEPTTMVDPLMAQLLGDLIARLKLQLHLTSVVVTHDMRLAKKLADRIVFLHEARVIFFGPYKEMEKSEEPIVQEFLDLDELTLEA; encoded by the coding sequence ATGCTGTTGGCGATGGCTAACGGAACCACTAAACCCTACATCGAGTTTCAGAACGTCTCCAAGGCCTTTGGGGACCGCGTCATTCTGGACAATGTGAGCTTCGATGTCCTGCCGGGAGAGATGGTCTGCATCCTGGGGCGAAGCGGTGTCGGGAAATCTGTTTCTCTGCACAACATCATGGGGTTCCTGAAGCCGGATTCTGGGCGCGTCATCGTTGCGGGGGAAGATATCACCGACTATGCCGAACCGCAGCTGGAACTGATCCGCAAGAAAGTGACGATGGTATTTCAAAATGGAGCGCTGTTTGATTCGCTGAGCGTTGGCGAAAATGTGGCTTTTCCATTGCGCGAGCGGCGAGAACTGTCCGAAGAACAGATTCTGCAGGTGGTGGATGGACTACTGGAGATGGTCGGCGTGAAGGAGATGCGCGACTTGCTTCCTTCGGATCTCTCTACCGGAATGAAGCGGTCGGTGGCGATTGCGCGTGCATTGTCCGCGCAGCCCGAGTGCGTTTTGTACGACGAGCCGACCACGATGGTGGATCCGCTGATGGCGCAGTTGCTGGGCGACCTGATTGCGCGGCTGAAATTGCAGCTTCATCTCACATCCGTGGTCGTGACTCATGACATGCGTCTGGCCAAGAAATTGGCGGATCGCATCGTGTTCCTGCACGAGGCGCGCGTGATTTTCTTCGGACCCTACAAAGAGATGGAGAAATCCGAGGAGCCGATTGTGCAGGAGTTTCTGGATCTGGACGAGTTGACGCTAGAAGCTTAA
- a CDS encoding riboflavin synthase — translation MFTGIIEEVGTISKITQHGENRRITIQAEQAPKELKPGESIAVSGVCLTSLDIKANSFCADLAPETWERTSFSRIHEGARVNLELSMKANGRFGGHIVQGHVDGVGRLIELERIADSDNWWLHIEMPPDIEKYTVFKGSISIEGISLTVAKLENNRCTIAIIPHTVEMTNLGSLKRGDPVNLEADLIAKYVEKMMKREPESTLSIEDLVQQGF, via the coding sequence ATGTTCACCGGCATCATCGAGGAAGTCGGCACCATCTCAAAGATCACTCAGCACGGCGAGAATCGTCGCATCACCATTCAGGCGGAGCAAGCTCCCAAAGAGTTGAAGCCCGGCGAGAGCATCGCCGTCAGCGGCGTCTGCCTGACCTCACTCGATATCAAGGCAAATTCATTCTGCGCTGACCTTGCACCCGAAACCTGGGAACGGACCTCGTTCTCGCGCATTCATGAAGGGGCGCGGGTGAACCTGGAACTTTCCATGAAGGCCAACGGCCGCTTTGGCGGACACATCGTGCAGGGCCACGTCGACGGCGTCGGCCGCCTGATCGAACTCGAACGGATCGCCGACTCCGACAACTGGTGGCTCCACATTGAAATGCCGCCCGACATCGAGAAATACACGGTCTTCAAGGGATCGATTTCGATTGAAGGAATCAGCCTGACGGTCGCGAAGCTGGAAAATAACCGCTGCACCATCGCAATCATTCCGCACACAGTGGAGATGACGAACCTCGGCTCCCTCAAACGAGGCGATCCCGTCAACCTGGAAGCCGACCTGATCGCCAAGTATGTCGAGAAAATGATGAAACGCGAACCAGAGAGTACTTTGTCAATCGAGGACTTGGTACAGCAAGGGTTTTAG
- a CDS encoding ROK family protein, which yields MNEDCVIGIDIGGTKIAAGLVDLEGELTASSRSPMVARGAAAEGLAAVESAIQTVLAQKGPHQKIRGIGICSPGPLDPHTGVIISPPNLPCWRNFPLAENIRNLFQVPVLVENDANAAALAEFKWGAGRGYRNVFYFCIGTGIGTGVVFDGAIYHGRTGTAGEGGHMGIDLNGPRCGCGKKGCIEALASGPAIARRARTKLSGVSSGKLLELAGGDLHKVNSYMVGQASAEGDPVAKAVIEETLDVLAYWLGNIIDLLEPDAIVMGGGVASMLADYLDELRGRWKGACVNPWPDQIPLLLARYGEESGVAGAAALMSPSQLADPSLLSTPV from the coding sequence ATGAACGAAGATTGCGTTATTGGCATTGATATTGGGGGAACCAAGATCGCGGCAGGACTAGTCGATCTTGAGGGCGAGCTTACGGCTTCGAGCCGGTCCCCGATGGTGGCGCGGGGCGCTGCGGCGGAAGGCTTGGCTGCAGTCGAGAGTGCGATTCAGACTGTGCTGGCACAGAAAGGTCCCCATCAGAAGATTCGCGGGATCGGCATCTGTTCTCCCGGCCCGCTCGATCCGCATACGGGAGTCATCATCAGTCCTCCCAATTTGCCCTGCTGGCGTAATTTTCCGCTGGCGGAGAACATCCGGAATTTGTTTCAGGTTCCAGTGCTGGTCGAAAACGACGCAAATGCGGCAGCGCTGGCGGAGTTCAAATGGGGCGCGGGGCGCGGTTACCGCAACGTTTTTTATTTTTGCATTGGGACGGGGATCGGCACCGGCGTGGTTTTTGATGGAGCCATCTATCATGGCCGGACCGGCACAGCTGGTGAAGGCGGTCACATGGGGATCGATCTCAACGGTCCGCGCTGCGGGTGTGGTAAGAAAGGCTGCATCGAGGCACTGGCCTCTGGTCCAGCGATTGCGCGCCGCGCTCGAACGAAACTGTCGGGCGTGTCGTCCGGCAAGCTGCTGGAACTCGCTGGCGGCGATCTCCACAAGGTAAATAGTTACATGGTGGGACAGGCGTCCGCGGAAGGCGATCCGGTGGCGAAAGCGGTCATTGAAGAAACGCTGGACGTTCTCGCTTACTGGCTGGGCAATATCATTGATCTGCTGGAGCCGGACGCGATCGTCATGGGTGGCGGAGTCGCGTCGATGCTGGCGGACTATCTTGACGAATTGCGCGGGCGGTGGAAGGGGGCCTGCGTGAATCCTTGGCCCGATCAGATTCCTCTTCTGCTCGCTCGCTATGGAGAAGAATCCGGAGTCGCTGGGGCGGCGGCATTGATGAGTCCCTCTCAGTTGGCCGACCCTTCTTTGCTGTCAACGCCAGTCTAG